The sequence CAAACCGGGTTTAATAATTTATGGCTTGAATCCGTTTACGCTTTACCCATTTTGGTTTGTTTATTAAGCATGTGTAATAATGTTAATAATTAGAAGCACACACTATCTTATTATACGTCGTCGTAGGCGTAAAAATTTTGACCCTAAAAGCCTCTACCCTGAAAGAAGAACGCTGCAGCTTTGAGGTTGGGTTTCATCTCCAAAATGTCTAAATGTTAGATTTCAGTATGTTGACTCTTAATCCTGCCATGTCTCCAAAATCATTAAGACATTGCATAATCATCGAGACACTACATGTGTCACCATAAGATAGCAACAACAAATCGTCCGCATAAGCCAAGTGTGTAATCCGAAGGTTTCGACATTTTGAATGGAACCCAAAGTTAGGAGATCTAGACATGTCCTTGAGCGATCGTGATAGCACTTCAAGACACAATATAAACAAGAAAGGTGAGAGCGGGTCACCTTGACGCAGGCCTCGTTTCCCATCGAAATGCCCGTAGAATTGTCCATTGATCATAATCGAATAGGATGTGCTTAGCCAACCTCAAAGCTGCAGCGTTCTGAATTGTAGATGAACGCTGCAAGAGAACATGAAGACATCAAACTTACACTTTCAAGTCTCCGCCGAATATCTTCACCAAAAATTACTTAATCTGAATTATAGAGCACTGAATATCAGTGTTGTAAATGGCTAGAGGTCGTGGGGGGCGGTCAGTGACCGCCTACCTCCCCTaggcggttgaatttttttaagcaataaCTTTTTCATTCCAAGCTTATTAGGTTGTTTTGAATCCCAACAATTCATTAGAGAAGACTCCTGGTCCGTTTCTTAACGGGCATTAGTTGTAAGTAAATGAAGGAGAGATATGCTGCCTTGTGTTCTATTCTTGTCGTCCATTAGTGCCCTCTTTGCTCCTCGAGCACCATGCAGAAATAATTTCCGATGTTTATAAGTTTTTGTGGATGAATAATCAAAGAGATTATAACGCTAAATGAAGGCCGGATTGAAAAAGTGTTATCTATGCAAAAAAACTTTTTCCTCCAGCCAGTTTTGTATGCAGACCAAAATAGCCAAACAAGAAGTGTAATTGATTTTACAACTCGGTGCTTCTGTGTCATACTTACCAGTAATCTATATAtactatttataaattttgaggCCATTAGAGTGTTATACTTTGGTATGCCTATCACATGATTCACATCACAAAATTTTACAATTTACCCCGATATTCTATGTAAATAGAGATTTTTTTTACTTATCAGTACTTTTAACACATTTCATCAATTTTTATCCACATTTCTCTCCACCAATTCCTATATATTTGGTAAATCATTTTTCAATGTATTTaatcatcatttaaatatagaaaattatatttaaaataattatttgaaaaataacatatattatatataagaaaataaaaattatatattatatatacacaaCGTACGTGTTACGTCGTTGGTAGCGCAGAAAAATGTTAGCTTGTTTGAAAGTTTTAAACTTTGGCTTACCTTCCTCGTCGTTGACCTCCTCAATAAAACAGATGAAGCCGGCAGGAGTCTCTTGAATAATTTGAAAGGTATTTTGTTGAGTTATGAGTTGCTAGACATAGGATATTTAAGTCTTGAGATTAAATGGAATTATGGTTCGATGTGGTTTTtattgattaataaatttttaaatgaaatttgacTGTTCATAtcttaatatttgaaatttgcttaaatttcttgttgtttatagtttagtaatatatttgaaaattaattatatacgaTTGTGTGAAATATAACATTGTCTATTAATATAATACAACGTGAAATTAGCtctgaatttaaaaaatcttgTAGCAGTACACAATTTTTTAACTAAATAGAAAAGGAAACAAAATCCACCCCTAAAGGTAGCTAACAGCTAACTTGCCATTGGACGATATTCGCAAGAGCCACGATTCTTGAAAAAGCAATGTCTCAAGTCTCTTCTTCAACTGTAGAAATACCCTCTTCAAGATGCAGTTCTCCACTGCATTTCAATCTGGATCCTGCCATTTTTCGAGTTGATGAGGTGGTACCTCTCATTGATTCGCTTGTTGTTAACAACATCGGACAAGTATATATCCACATAACCCAACGTTTCCTACGAAAAAACAAGTTTCTAAGTTGATCAGAGGTAGATCAATCTTGTATTAACCAGGTCTAACATTTTGTCACTCGTTGCTCAATTACCTTAGGTTGTAGTAGAGCCATTCTTTTCGACGTGCTGATAACTTCAACGTGAATCCTGTCATTTGTGGGAGGCTCATCCAGCATGAACTGAAACTCCTCTTCCCATCTTGGATCTCTGTTCTTCTTCACAGCCTGCCAAATTTGTACCATTAAGGAGAAAAATAGATCATTCCCAACTATTTTTGCATGCAATTCTTGACCGAAACACATATTTATCAGACTATTTACCTTTGTTTTTCTCTCCTCCCCTCTAAATAGTAGACGTGCAGATGGATTTGTATGGTTTTTCCCTTCCAAATCCTGAGCTTCATGTACTATAATAACAAGCAGACCGCCACCTTCAGGGGTCCCTTCAGGAGCCTTTTGAACTGAATTTGAATCTGCAAGATTGGTTGGCAACTCTGAATCCTTTAAAGATTTGTAATTGACTTCAATTACAAGTTGTCCTCTCAACTTCTCATTCTGAACATCGTCTGGATTCAGGTTTTTAAGAAGATCAAGAGTCATAGTCTTTGGCTCCTCAGGTGTGAGCTCTTTCAATGGTATTATATTCAATCCCATCTTCTCATGCAAACCAACCTAAACAAAGAAATCAACAGGGACAAAATAAGGGGAAGGAAATTGTAGCATCGAGTGCCTCCCACCATACCTACTAAAGTTGTTGGTAATGGTCCAATTCATATCTTTTAACCCAAACACCACATTTTGATTGTTGTCTAACATAGGAAACGATTTTAGAACATCAGAGATGACTGTGCATTCCAACGCAACGAGGATACCAACATGTCCTCATGATTGCATAGCAAAAGACATCGATGTACCTGTTCCCAGTCGTAAACAGTAAGCTCTAAAACTTGAGATTCAGGATCCTTAACAACAAAAGTGAATTGCTCATTCCATTCAGGGTTCAGGTTCTTATGTTTTACTGTTGTTTTCTTGGACGGAAGTTTCTCTTCAGTAAGATTTATCTTAACATAAGGGTCAGATGCCCCTAAGAGATCCTTCTTCTTGAGCTTCAGGGCTCTGACAACTTTCACGTCAAGAATCCCGACTGGTTTCTTCATCGCTCTGTTGATGGCCAAAACACAATCCATATCAGTAATTGAAGAACTTGTTATAGTTGGAGAATGTTTACACCATGAAGATTGAAGATTGAAACATACTTTGAGGGATCCATTATCTGAACTTCGAGTCTTTTAGGCCATAAATACATATTTGCAACCTGATCTTTGATAAGTTCCTGAAAAAAAACCAAGATACTTAACAAGGGCATGCGACATATGAAATTCAAATACCAGTATCATGgcatggtaaaaaaaaaatttcagttggTTACGAAAGAACACATTCAGTATTTATTACCTGTACAAACCTGTATGCCCCAGGGATGGACATAGCATCAGCACCTAGCAGCTTTACTCCAAAATCAACGTGAGGCTACAAAGAAAATTTAAAGGAAGAAAGATCATCAGGTCTGCGATTAATGGTTACCTAAATCCCGATCATATTTAACTTCTTCCATGAATGATTGTTGATTTCCCATGAAATTAGCAAAAAATttgcaatacaaaaaatatgTAATGCTTTGTACGGGCCTCTCAGCAAATGCCATTTGAGTTTCATGTGAAATATCAGAAACAGAGATTAATCCATCAACACACACCTTCTCCATTAGAGAAATGTGAATATTTGCGAAACAAGGAAAGCTTGGAACCAGTGGCTTTAACGTGATTCGAGGAGAAGCAAATACTTGCAGGTCAAGCACCTGGcattctcaaaaataaaaactagaTCACTCGGGATGTCGTCAAAAGTAGATAATTAGATGTGAAAAAGGGAGTCAGCGCTAGTTCCACGGCTTTGCATACTCCCATGTAGTATCCTGAGTTTTTGTATGTTgtcatatttaatattttgtatctGTATCACGCCGTATCCGTGTAATATTTAATAGATTGAATACCTGGACAGTAGCTCTCAATCCAAATGCCTTAACAGCAACCAGGATGTTAGGGTTCGCAGCCCATTTCAAGCCTAGTTCCATAATCAATTCCTTTTCCTCAGTGCTATATACTTTCATTCCTGGCACATATGGTAAACCAAATGTTGAAATCAAGAAGATatgcaccaaaaaaaaaaacgataaGTAGTTTCCTTTCTTGAGGAACCCATAATTCCCTATttcaacatgcagaattttcATCAACATGATATACTAGTGATATTTATAGCCACTGTTCATTTTGTCTGCAAACTATATATGGATGTAGGAGAATGTATCAGTGACGAGACCTTGAAAAGTAGGCGGAAGACAGCCCAAAGTTAGTGTTTCAATATCCACAGAATCGATTTTGTATTTTGGGATTTGCTCGGCTATAATGGGTTCAACTATTTTCTTCGCCATCTTGCAGGTTGCCTGAGGACCTTAGGATGTTAGTTGCATCACAATGACAAATGTTTCCAaacaaatgataaaataaactagaaaccaaaaattcaagaaatcacAAAATGCATGTAAAACGTGACTAATTTCTTTCAACTTTACATAACAAATTTATAACCGTACCTTGTCTAAATAAGGCCACATATATCCTATAAATTTGTTCAGCCAATCGATCTGCAGAAGATACATTTGAAAGTTGAAACTATGAACTAAGACAAAAAAAATGAGAATGTGAAATAACACTATTCTTTGAGATTCTTTCGTAGACCACAGTAAACTGAAACTTACTCTATCGTAATCAGGATTTTTGATCCAAAGAGGTATTTCTGGGAGCAGCTTTTGGAGACTTTTAGAATCTTTTTCTACCAGTGGACGAATTTGGGGATCCTGTTGAGTATAAATTCCAAATACGAAAGACATCATCACAACTAGTCACACAAGCAATTCCccgtaaaattttaaaaaaaatccatttttAATTGAAAGTTCTCTTGTAACGTAAAAGTTTCACCATCAACGATGCAAAATACAGCAAGGTGTTCGAAAAAGACATCAAAAGTTAACAAAGATTAACCCAaacaagaacaaataaaaagtTACAAGAGTTCAAATGCGAGCATTGATTTCAGAATTTGCGTAAAAAACTAACCTTGACATCACTCGGCTGATAGTATATGAACAAAAAGTATCCCAGCACAAGCCCAACTGTGATCCCGAAACCAAATCCGAAAACACCCATTATCGTGCTAATAATACCCATATCAAATCTTGAACCAAAATATCCCTCAACAATAGCGAAAAACAGAAGAAAACCCCACAAGTATAGGAGAAGGACCCTCAAAGTTCTATCTCGAGAAACTACACTTCAAATCTTGATGAAGAAACAGGTcttaaattcaagaaaacttcACAAAACTATCAAACATGAAACACACAAGACACAAAAAGTCAGATAAACAAAAGGACATTACAGAAAGTGAATGAATTTACAATTTCTTCACTCCTCTTTTTTTGGGTGATGCGAGGAGTCAATAGAGCGATAAAAGAAACATAAATTTCTTGATCGGTCTTTGCATTTAACGCCCCATTTAGATCCACATGTAACGGCTTCCTCTTACTATTCATGCCCGAAGAGTGGGGGCCTGCTAAGCATGTCGGTAACTCAGGCGCTTGGTTAATGTAGTAATTTATAACGCTTGTGGACTTTTCCTCGGAAACCATAAATGAGTGGGGAAATATCATTGGATAAATGGGACCCAAGAATCAGTATTTTTGGAaagcaaaataatttaaaacagtACTAATTTTCTCTCTAAAAACGCAAGTGTTTgatgattaattatttaatatttttataatttttatatatatacacactaaTAAATCTTCCTAAGATAAATAGTATTAGGCAAGTTTTGTACGAGAAGTTCTTCCAATAAGCTATTGAATATATGACCAATTAGTCACACATACATCAACGACACCAACTTGAAGACCCGAtcattgtaatttttatttttgtctatTTGATGCGGTTCCAAAATCTTATCTAAACGAATAATTTTTGTATCTTGGTAAGATTTAAGTTGCCTttctattttctattttttggtcttttgataggcttttaaataatttgaccAAACTGCCTtcgtatttaattatattaatattttcataaaattaaaaacaataaaatattatatttaattataaggGATACGTGGGATTATATGGttgaaattattaataataaataaaataaacaaggtaagtagtgaaaatatttttatatagtaacgatattatatgttaagtttaaaatgatgctctttaatttatattattaaaatatataaaaaaagtacaaataaaTTTAACCACGAATGGATAAAAGTTAAGCTTAAGCTCAGAGTTGTGCGGTTTGAGAGTTCTAGCTCATTAAGTTCGTGAGGTAGCTCTATTCATCTCAAATGTCATTGTCTTTTGTGATTAGAACTAGCTAGGCATATATATGTAGGTTCCAAGCCTACAAAATCTCGATGAGCCTATGGCAAAGTCATTTAATTCTTAAGCTCTCTCATATTGTCGTACGTATTTTGCTTTGTTGTTCTATTTTGGGAGAGTATAGACTTGAGCCAGGGTTTTCGTCATATATTCTCCGATGTCTCTAACACTTTTGTTCGTAATGTAAGTGGCACACTACATTTCTTCTTTGGTGTAATTTGCAAGAGTGACAATTACATACTTGAACTCCACTATCTGGCATTCATATGAATCTTCCTATAATTCTGATGTAGCCAAATAAAAGTAGATTAAAACTTTCTATTTATAAGTTTTCAAAGGGATTAATGGGTTTAACCCTAAATTAAGTAGACATTGACCTTCTCACGCTCACACAATGAGCTTGATAATTTATATAAACTCCAGATCCAAACTTAATTAATTGAGTATGTGGCAGTAATTATATGGATGTTTCTTCTGAACACATTGCTCTAAAGGGGAACTTTGGAACACGTGAGGCGGGGGCTATGGTTATTTCTGATGCTCAAGCAAACAAGGGTGAATCTTCGGAAACCTCGGAGGTAAAAATGATCCCAATAACGAAGGCCAAAGAGATATCAATTGCATGTGGAGGTGAATGAATTATGGTAATCCAAAAAGGGTACTAAATCATGGAAACGTCTGGTCCATGAGGACTTTTCTAATCCAAAGGAATAAGAGATGCTATTGTAACTGAAGTTAAATAGACAAGGGAGCATTTTGAGCAGTCAGTAAGAAACTTAAACACCACTCAGGAACCAACTTCATATATGCTGCTGAATCAGCGGAGGCTGCTATGCAGTCTCGCGGAACATTATGAGTTGTTAGAAGTGGTTTGTTGCGCGCATTCAATTTTCTGTTAAtttgctttatttttttgtgtatttaaaGAAGTGGAATTATATGCTTTTGATCCAATATATATCTCTTGTTGTAAACAAAGAATATTTTCTTCGCATTTTCAACATCAATATCTCTATCATGTTTTCAACCAGTCACATTCAAATCTTcaaacaaatatcttatttacaTTTTCTAAATTCTCCTAAAATCCTTCAAAGTTTGCgtccaaatattttaattttattgagccaaacaaatcacaaaaataaagacaataaaaaatattgtctaACACACAATATTACATAACACTGGTGTTTTCGTTGATAGCTAATATAATGGAAGTGTAAGATCGTGAATATTGCGACTTAATAGGATTTAGTAAGATCATGAATATATTAATAAGTGGGTGAAAAGTAGTTGAGAACTGATCTCTTGACATCAAttgatttttcaagaatttgagGACATTATGATTGTATATTAATGTCatacaaaatttatgttttagaAGTTATTTCCACTTTAAAATCTAGTCAGTttgcatttaatttttctttaaatttgtgATCTGAGCCATTTGATCTATGCACATATCAACCTAGGTAGAACACAAAATGAAGAATATATGATTAGGATATAGTtggaatttggaaattttaagcAGAATAAAGGAAACTTGCTTTTGCTGTGATCCCAGAATTTACACAGCTACTATGGAGCATTCGTTGTAATATCGGAAAATGTGAATACCGGgtgtcataaaaaaaaattaagctcCAGTGgcgaattatttttttattatgtaatttatatgtttttcatttttatcatattatatgttaatttacatttaatctactaacttgtatttttttccttcaattttagtctttttcaaCATAATGTCAATATATCATTGGACACGTCAACAATGTTTTGTGGCACGTAATCATTCTACGTCGTCACGTCAGCCTCTGATGAAAActatctaaaataaaaaaaaaagtagtggACAAGATCAGGAGCGTAAATTGTGTAACAACAAgatcaaaaatgaaaaagagagaaaaaatgtAATTTCCCCAAGCTTTGATAATGGGTTTTCTAGGGCTAGGGTTTGTAAAATTAACAAGCGTGTGAGTGCCGAGTAcggtttttttggtttttgtttttgtttttttgaagtCGGTTAAGGTACAAGAGTTGGGGGGTGGAAAGGTACAACATGAAATTCAGACATCAttaaaattagatttaaaaaaaattgtcaatgTACGTGTATTCGCTGATTTGTTCCCCAGTAGCCCAATTTTGTGTAAgttgtttgaaaaaaaatgctaattaaatGCAGCCCCAAAGATAGTTGGATGtatttataagttttaattGCATCATTTACAGTTGGGAATGATATTTTGTTACGCGTCGCATTCATCAAGCTTAAGAATATATATGTTGAGTCGAGAAATTTTATCAATATATGGAACGTCTTAGCTAGACCCTAGTGTTTATGGCAATTTTGTTCATTGATTCCGTTGAGTCATCTTCTGTTGAAATTAGGGATGCAAACCATCGAGACGACTCgcaaaatatttgatttacatttaaaattattgaactcaaacatatttgtttttttgCCGGATCGAACTCAATCATACATTATTTTATTCGATAGTTTACAAGCCGTTCacgagttttaatattttattgatataataaaattatatattaaaaaatatatttgtaccttacgaatatttattttcaagaaataattcaaataactCACGAATGTGTTAGAATATTTCTAGTCGAATTCAAATcgaaatcgagaattttttttttataattttcggcCTGCAAATCAAATTCGAGCTCCGTATATCTAAATCGAGCCGAATTCGAGTCTTAATAATTCAATAATACGGGTCGATTCAATTCTTTTATATCATCGAGAAGAGAGACCAAGAACATGAATCTTTAAATCGGTctaatttttttgggaaaagaAAAGGATGTTAAGAATacaatataatgaaaaatacttgCTTGTACACACAGATGCTGTGACATTTAATTTCAAGTCACCGAAACAGTTGGAAATAAATGCATCACATGTGACACTAACCATTAGCTCTCCCTTCCTTCTGAGTTTGTGAATTATTTAGTTTCAAATAATATGTAACCCTTTAGTTTCTCATTTtaccataaaataatttaatgtgatataaaaatttgttgaaaatatctgatatatttaatatatgaatttagATTGATAAAAGGATATATAAAAGAATACTAAATtatactgaattaaatatctgAGATTgatgaaaaatgttatattatttttatatttaaaatatatggaaaaaaaatgtattcTTTATATTTTTGTGAATAATTTTTGGCAAAATCAAATGTTAAAGACTGTTATTAAATAGCCGCAACCTCATCGTCTTGGTCCACCGCCCACTCAACTTCCGGGCCCCTTGCTGCTGAACCACCCTTGTTTCCTGTCAGCCATTTACTTGAATGCAAGAGTTGGTGTCATCGGCATAGTCAGCAAATAATGCATTAGTGACTCAAAATGCAGCAAGATTTCTGTACTATGAATTCGTTACTCCAGTTGTTGAAGAACTAATGGAGAAGGCCGATCATAGTAGTCTTGTGTACCGATGAATgcatatatatgaatatattttgaATCTGCATTTAATGAAAGAAGTAGTTGAGTTACTAACTACATATTTCGCTATTTTGCAAGCAATCGAGTTTCTCACAGGGATATCATTTTCTTGCTCTCTGACAAATTCATCCGAAATCGGAACCCATGGATGAAGTTGAAATTTCAAAAAGCGAACAAAGTTTCGAGCACGATGAGGTGCCCGGAAGCCAAAAATCGATGGATTCAACTTCGGAAAAGCAAGAAATTGTTTCATTCTTTAGGCTATTTGCTGCAGCGGATAAGATAGACTATGCTTTGATGTTTCTTGGAAGCATTGGCGCTTGCTTACAAGGTGCTACACTTCCTGTATTTTTTGTATTGTTTGGTCGTATGATCAATTCTTTAGGAAGCTTGTCTTCGGATCCTCACAGATTTTCTTCAGAAGTATCCAAGGTACATTCAATTGCTCTGTTTTCGCCTGTCATAAATCAAtggtattttttatttattgaataattaattgaattccCGCATATTAAGATAATTTTTAACTTCCATCGTTGAAGTGTTGTTTTTTCTCTTCCGTGCAGTATTCTCTATTCTTAGTTTATCTTGGATTAGTTATTTGGTTATCAGCGTGGGCCGGTATGTTTTTATAATTAGATTAGAATACCTTTTTGAGGAAAATATGTTTACTCGTGTAAATAAATCTCAGGCGTTGCATGTTGGACTCAGACGGGGGAAAGGCAAACAGCTTCGTTGCGAAAGAAGTATCTTCAATCCGTGTTGGGAAAAAATATTAAGTTCTTCGATACAGAAGCAGGAGagcaaaatataattttttgcatCTCAAGTGATGCCATACTCGTGCAGGATGCAATAGGAGATAAGGTGGACAGAACCTTAAATAGTTGAAGATAATTCTTATCTACCCAGTTCGTTCTTGAGCTGAGTTTCTAAATGTTATCGTTTTCTCCATTGTTACGCAGATATGCCATTGCATATGCCATCTTTCGACGTTTTTTGTGGGATTTTTGTTGGGATTCTGTTCGGTATGGCAGCTCACGCTTCTCACATTGGCTATTGTCCCTTTAATCGCCGTTGCTGGAGGAGTATATACAATAATCATGTCGTCCTTGTCCAAGAAAGGAGAGGATGCATATGCAGAGGCTGGAAGAGTAGCACAAGAGGTGAAATGGAAATCACAAAGAATGCTTTTTTTGAATGATCATTTGATATTGTTTCAAGAATCGAAACTCTTGTTGAATAAACATTGAATCCACTTTGATCAGGTTATTTCGCAAGTTCGTACGGTATACTCTTTCGTTGGAGAAGAAAAGGCCATTGAAATATATTCTAATTCACTTAAAAATGGCCTCAAGCTGGTGAGGAAGACTGGGATTGTGAAGGGAATTGGCATCGGCTTCACCTTTGGGCTTTTATTTTGCTGTTGGGCTTTACTTCTTTGGTATGCCAGTGTTCTTGTAAGGAATCATGTTACGAATGGAGGGAAAGCGTTCACAACAATTTTAAATGTGATTTATAGTGGATTGTAAGTACACAAACAAAATATACGCTAGTAAAGTTTAGTTGTTTTCTgtttattattcatttttactGAAATAAAAAGCATGACTTGTTATCATGTAGTGCACTTGGTCAAGCGGCTCCAAATCTTGCTGCCATTTCCAAGGCTCGTGCTGCAGTTACAGGTATCTTAAAAATGTTAGAAAATGATTCTAGTGCTTCTAAAAGTTCAGATGAGGGGATTGTGCTGTCAAGAATAGATGGACATATCGAATTTCGGGAGGTCTGTTTCGTTTACCCTTCTAGACCCGCTACGGTTTTCAAGGATCTGAGCTTCTCAGTATCTGCTGGCAAGTCATTAGCCATTGTTGGTCCTAGTGGCTCGGGGAAGAGCACCATTATCTCCATGATTCAACGATTCTACAACCCAACTTCAGGTATTGGATGTCATTTTACGAGGCATCACTGCCTAGTTCGTGCCTATAAGTTATGAGAATGAATAACGAGTGGGAATTTGACAGGAAAAATTTTGTTGGATGGAAATGATATGGAGAAACTTCGATTAAAATGGTTAAGATCACATATGGGATTGGTTAACCAAGAGCCAGTTCTGTTTGCTACAACCATagctgaaaatattttgtttggtaAAGAGGGCGCAAAAATGGAGGAAATAACTGAGGCTGCAAAGTCTGCAAATGCACATTCTTTCATCCAAAATTTACCTAACGGTTATCGCACTCAGGTTCGTTTTCCAGAAGTAAAATTTACATGCGTACTTCTACTAAAAGTTAAAGTTTCCCACTACAACTCACATTGCCCCGaatctaatattttttattcaatccACCGGCATGCTTGTTACGTATAGGTGGGAGAAGGGGGAACACAGCTTTCAGGAGGTCAGAAGCAGAGAATTGCTATTGCTAGAGCAATATTAAGAAATCCGAAGCTACTGCTACTGGATGAAGCGACTAGCGCACTTGACTCAGAGTCGGAATTCACAGTTCAACAGGCACTGAATTCAGTCATGAATGATAGGACAACAATTGTTATTGCACACAGATTATCAACAGTTAGAGAGGTTGGCACGATTCTCGTTCTCAAGGATGGTAAAATTGTTGATAAAGGAACTCACGCTGAACTGATGTCCAAAGGTGGAGATTATGCATCTTTGGTGAGCATGCAAATGTCTGAATACAAAACAAACCCTAGCTCAGACAAC comes from Primulina huaijiensis isolate GDHJ02 chromosome 2, ASM1229523v2, whole genome shotgun sequence and encodes:
- the LOC140971569 gene encoding synaptotagmin-2-like, with amino-acid sequence MGIISTIMGVFGFGFGITVGLVLGYFLFIYYQPSDVKDPQIRPLVEKDSKSLQKLLPEIPLWIKNPDYDRIDWLNKFIGYMWPYLDKATCKMAKKIVEPIIAEQIPKYKIDSVDIETLTLGCLPPTFQGMKVYSTEEKELIMELGLKWAANPNILVAVKAFGLRATVQVLDLQVFASPRITLKPLVPSFPCFANIHISLMEKPHVDFGVKLLGADAMSIPGAYRFVQELIKDQVANMYLWPKRLEVQIMDPSKAMKKPVGILDVKVVRALKLKKKDLLGASDPYVKINLTEEKLPSKKTTVKHKNLNPEWNEQFTFVVKDPESQVLELTVYDWEQVGLHEKMGLNIIPLKELTPEEPKTMTLDLLKNLNPDDVQNEKLRGQLVIEVNYKSLKDSELPTNLADSNSVQKAPEGTPEGGGLLVIIVHEAQDLEGKNHTNPSARLLFRGEERKTKAVKKNRDPRWEEEFQFMLDEPPTNDRIHVEVISTSKRMALLQPKETLGYVDIYLSDVVNNKRINERYHLINSKNGRIQIEMQWRTAS